The DNA segment TTCCTTGTTGTTCTGGAGTTAACGTAAGCAGGGGATCGCGCTCTAAACCAAGCAGATACTCACCGTTAAGCAATTTGACAATCAGCAAGAATTCTTCACGCGAAAGTAAAACTGCATATTCTTGTTGATCAAATACGTTCGTTTTCATGATTAATGACCTTTCTGCTTAATATATCGATCAATTTCGGGGTATTCTCGACGAATAATATTGATAACTTGATCGGTATTACCGTTTAATAAAGAGCCATGAGCATCTGTGCCCGATAACCCACTCGTTGTCCAGCGATTGACAATATTTGCATTGCTATCGCGATTAATAAGATCATTACCTTCAAAAAGTGCAAAATTCGGCAAAAGTGATCCAGGGTTGGCAATACTGTGGATCGCAGCTGGAATAATCGTTTTGCGTGATTCTTCTGAACGAACCCAGCGTTGGCCGATTGGGTCACCTTTATCGGTAATATCGGTAACTTTGGCATATTGACTGGCCAGATCGTTATTGGCAATCGGTGAACCTAATGGCACAACCCCCTGCACATCAATCCCATCACGTTCTAACATCTGGCTCAGGTTGGTGGCAAGAGCACCGCCACCGCTATGCCCAATCAGAATTACCTTTTGGCCTGGCTCAAGGGTCTTCTGATCATTCAGAATATATTTATAGACCTCTTGAGTATAGCGGCCATTTTCTCCATTACGATATTCCAAGGCAACCTCAGTTGCACCAACTAAGGTATTCGCAACACCAGCCGAACCATGTAGCAGTTTTACGCCCCTATCGGTAGTAGCATTAATGCCAGAGGCTCCTAGATCAGTCACAGTATTAATGCCAGAGGCTCCTAGATCAGTCACGGTATTGGCCGACCATGCAGTAAATGAGGTAACCCCATTAATGCTGTTTGCACCAAACCCTGATGCGGCATTAATCCCCTTGACCATCATTCTTCGGCCAAATCCAAGCGGTCCACCACCTTGGTCTTCTGAAAATTGGGTG comes from the Chloroflexota bacterium genome and includes:
- a CDS encoding pentapeptide repeat-containing protein, producing the protein FEDVLTTFDPRVYALSDTAADWVTKLEAFAQRLEAADTSFPVVTFGSPQQQLKPPPPRIYIINGINSETADGKPDGNASNLEQKFEDLKYPSDDVVAVDAVYNTNLQQYTKDLKGTDFEGTDFDGTNFEGSHLKGTQFSEDQGGGPLGFGRRMMVKGINAASGFGANSINGVTSFTAWSANTVTDLGASGINTVTDLGASGINATTDRGVKLLHGSAGVANTLVGATEVALEYRNGENGRYTQEVYKYILNDQKTLEPGQKVILIGHSGGGALATNLSQMLERDGIDVQGVVPLGSPIANNDLASQYAKVTDITDKGDPIGQRWVRSEESRKTIIPAAIHSIANPGSLLPNFALFEGNDLINRDSNANIVNRWTTSGLSGTDAHGSLLNGNTDQVINIIRREYPEIDRYIKQKGH